The window AGAGCTCCATTGATACAGCATATCAGTAAATGCCACTTATAGACATTCTAACAATGTTCCAATATATAACAGTTTAGTACAGATAATCTAATCATGTAGAACAAAGTTGGCACTTGACactatgggggggggggggggggggggggggggggaatctgCATCACTGCAAAGCAGAATATAGCATAGCACAAGGAAAGAAATTTTTATTACTAACCAGGTATTACAATGTCACCAAGGCCAAGCATGGAGAATGGCCGTGCAGCGTCTGCAGTTGGAAACAGAAGCTGTACATAACCAAGCAAAGCTAGATCAGCTGAAGCATCAAGATGAGAAAATGGAACAAACTGACAATGGTATTAACAAAGACCAAGTTCAGTAGGAAAGGGCACCGACCTTTATCGGGGCATCAAAAGATTTAGCCAcactgaccataactggagtgaAGAACACCCAGAAAATGTCATACACAAAAAGTCCACCCTGGAAATGGAAAAGGAAAAATGCATTTACATATGAATAAATGAAAGAGAATGTTTCAGTGGCACTCAAAATGCAAGGGCCCAGCCCCAATTACTTCAGAACTATTAATCTATTATACACCAGACAAAGGTTCCATATTTTAATATTCATTACATAATATGATCACCAATTTAAAGCTTGCTAAGAAAAACTATTTTTTCCCAAAGTTTAATAAATATACGACAAAGTGCATGCTAAAAAAAACAAAGCATCGAATTAAATTAAATTTACCAACATGGTGACACTGCTAGGACAGATATTGCAGTCAAACAAATGTTTTGGTCAATACAGGGGAAGAAACAACAGATAGCATGATCTGAATTTTGATTATAAAGTACAATTATTGAAGTGTTAGAAAATATATTGAACTGTCATGAAGATAGGGGCACAATACAATTTGAAAAGAATAAGAAATTGTACACATTTAAATCCACATACAGACAACAAGCGATACTTTTAGCTTCCTATAGTGCATAGGAGATAGCTCCTTTCATAGACAAATAAAGTAAAGATATGTTAAGACCAGATGATCCGTAATAAATCATAGATATATAAAATGTTACAGTAGTGATTATGATAGTGCAGAGATAACAAAATAAGGACAGGTTTGTGACTGAAATAATGAGGATGTGTTCTTAGAAGTTATAACAGAAAATAGAAATATAGTGTTCAGGCCAAATCAAGCAAAAATTGGGAAAACCCTTACCAAGAGAATGGCTCCAGTTTTAAATGATCCCAATGACAGCATCTCAATCCCCTGCGAAATTGAAGTGTTAAGGTTCTGGTAAACTAAAAACTGGTGCGTAAAACAAATCAAATGATTTTAGCTTTTATTCCATAATCTTTAGTAATGTATATTAATGTTAAACCATGCAAACAAACCTGAATACAGAAAGCCAATCCCAGAACATTGTTTGCAAGCCAATGCTTCTTTGACGCATACCACAAGCAAAAGAAAAATCCAGGTATTGAAGCAACAATCTGGGACTTTGTGAACTCCACCGAGAGTGCTGAATTAAGAAATTCATGGGCTTAAACCATCTTCAAGAATAAAGATTATAAAGGGAGGCTACTGGCATAGTTAAATCCAATACCCCTTGTCCTTGTTCTGAATTAAGAGTCTAAGACTCATAAGAAATCAAATATCAAATGCAAAGGTTGTATTAACAGTTAACACCATGACAGCCATTGTAATTGAAATTGAAATCTTGTAATAAGTCTATTTCTGAGGGAGAAATGGAAGCTTCTATATCCATAAAAATACTGTAAACAAAGAATATACATCCATGCTAGTATTTAGAGTTTCTAATGTCACAAAAATGGAAGATTACATATCCACATGGAGAAATATCATTTTATTCATAGCAAGgttttttcttttataaccattcATAGCAAGGTTGAAAGAGTCAATGGTGAAAAAGCTCGAGTTCATTCAGTACACAAAATAATATATCAACTCTTAGTCACCAGTCACCAAATTCTTTTAAATGTGCAGCAGTACCTAAAATACAATCAAATAGTGCTCTAAAATAGCACTGAAAACATAGGTGTAGTAATATTTCAAGATCTGCATAACTAGATCAACAAGACTAAGCACCAAAGAAAGGGAGTCAGGATCATACAGTGGATAAATGGAGCCCAGCGGATAAGTGGAGCCCGCCAGACGATGAGATTATCATTCCACTCTTTTGGAAGAAAACGTTTTATTGAAGGAAGCAGTGTTGCACTGCATAAGAAGGGCCTCATAAGTACAGCACATAAAACCTTAACATGTCTGCAAAAGCTGTTCCAAGAAAAAATGGACTTACGAGAGAGCAACAATGCCTAGAATGAAAAAGTAGGCAGTGAGCACAGCGTTGACCAAGTCTTTTGAGAGAAACTTGAATAAAAGGAACAGTGATAAAAGCATAGCACTTCCAACTAAGGGGAACCGCATAGCATGCTCCTTGGACATGGTCTCCTGCATAATAACAATTGCAAAAACAAATCAGTTGGTCGGATGACTTACAAGTCACAGTAACAGCCAGCAGATACATAAACACATATTACTTACAGAGGGTGGAGTTGGCTTGACAGAACGGTAGCAACCCACATAGACAGTAAGGCATGCTGTCAATACCACATTCACATTTGGGTTTACGTTGACCACAAGTGGCGCCAAGCTCAGACCTGCATATTGTAAAATACATATGCTGCTGAGGTCAGCACACGCTCTTTATATCAAAGGGAAAGGAAGAAGGTAAGGAGCACTGTAAAGGCAGTGATGGCTCAACTGCACAATTAACGTACCGGCAAGAGCCAAATTGGCAGCTCGTTCATGCGTCCTCATTGTTAGGAAACAATCTGGGAGACTAGCAAGGTGCCCTTTGTTGGAATATCAAAGTGAACCTGCGAAGATGATGATGCACAAGAGGTGTCATCGTCGGCGACATACAAATAATGAGTTAGCAGAGCAAGTTCTGATCTGAAGCAGCTAGTGTTTAAGTTTTTGATCGAACAATCAGTAATGCTAACAGTGGAGGAAACATCTAACAGTAGAACAGATGTAATTTTATCCAATTTGTTTTACATTTAGAGTCCACAATCCAGAAGCTGAGTGTTTTGTTCAGAAGTACTGTAAGGTCACTACCGGATGAAACCGAGCAAGAATCGTCGTATTGCTGGGTACCTACTCTTTTGTAGGAGCACGAGTCAATCGATTGTGCTACCAGAGCTACAGACAGAGCAAGgtaaaacaaaaagcaaacaaaAAATGATGGATGCATCATATATAAGAGCTAGCCGTGGCTTCAATGGCAGATCTCACTCTACCGGATGCAACTCTACAAAAGCAAAGAGGAATGCAACTCTACATAGCAGAGGGAACACCAAGATGCAACCCGACGAGATCAGACTCTACCGGATCTGTGGGAGAAGAAAGGTGAAATCGAAACCGTAGACCAAAAAGAAGTGAAGCATCAGAGCAGTGGAGATGAAaggaagaggagggggagggagaggcTCACCGGAGCGGATTCTACCAGGTCTGCCGGAGTGCAGTGGATGGCTGGGTGAGGACGACGATGTCGCGGATGCGGCGGgggcgacgaggaggaggcggCCGGAGCGGCGACGAGGAAGAGGCGGCCGGAGAGGTGACGACGACGAGGCGGCCGGCGCGGCGGCGATCGAAGCGGCACCGGCGAGGCGGGGTGCGCAGCGCGCTTGCACGCGAGAGGGAGAGCTCGGTCTTTCCACAGCTCGGGTGGGGATTTCTTTTGCCTTTTTTTTAGCAAAGGGGATTTCTTTTGCCTGCGTATATTTACTTTTTTTTATGAGGGGAGCCTGCGTATATTCACGACCCACTGACCCACCTATGTTGGTCCGTATACTCGAGCAGCCAAACGCATATTCGGGCCGAACGGGGGAGCTCGCCCCCACGTGGGCTTTGTTCCACGCCACACGTGGTTTGAGGGCCGATCCACACCAATACCCGAGCAGCCAAACAAGGTTAACACTGTAACCTAGCCCATTTAGACATAGTGGGCTGAACAATCCAACCCGAATATTCACAGTGGCAACCCACGTCCGCGTCGGCCACATCGGGTGGGGATCGGCGCATCGCGGCTCGTCCTCTTGCTCCTTTGCAACCAGATCCCTGCCGCCGTTGTCCCCCCTGCTCCTTCGCAAGGGCGCGTTTGGTTGCCTTCCCAGTCTAGCCAGGTCCGTTCTCGGGAGCCAGGCCATCGATAGCCAGGCTGAGAGCGCTCCCACCCGCACTGCGCCAGCCAGCCTCCTGGGAAACGCCAGATTTTCTCGCATCACGGGAGCCTGGCTGGAGGGTGGGTTTTGCACCATCGGAGCCTGGCCCGAACCCTAGCACAGGTATCAAATAGGCGGCCCCTGCATCTGGAGAGCCTGGTTCACTGATATACTAAGAAACCAAACACGCCCAAAATCGCATGTTGCAATCAAGGCTGCTCCCCTCCGTCTCCGTGTCCGAGCCCCTCGATCTGCCGCCCGCCACGTCGAGGCCTCCTCTTCGCCGGCTACTCCTTGACCCCACGGAGGCGGCGCTCGGCGGTGGCCCTCTGTCAGGGTGGACACATCCACACCCATGGCCAACCGCGGCGCTGTAGACGGCAAGCTCACCATCGCGGAGACCTTCTCCAGCCTTAGGGAGCAAGGTGAGGTGTGTGCCACGTGCGCTTGAGCCCTCATGGCGTCCCTGCTGCTGAACACCCATGGCGCGCGGCGCGCGCtctccgccggcgccgccgctgtCGCCACTACTTGTTGATTACAATATCACAAGTTCCATGTGGAGTGTGAGAACAGTTCACTTTACCTTCACCAGTAGTATGCCCGTGCTAACACTACGGTAAATAAgaaacaagataaaatttgaaaaaaaataaaaacaaataatTAGATTCATTAAAATTCACGTCTACAATTCTTGCCCGACGCAATCTGAACCTATTTGTGGTTTCACCTCTGCAATTCTCGGCCGATGCAATCTGAACTCAGTGTTCCAATAAGACAACATTTTTGTACAAGATGTACTGAAATTCTCTTCGCGTTGATGCAAGGTACGAACAATATGTCCTACATTTAATTTATCAGCTTCCGTCGAGCTGCCCATGGGAGAGGAGCCACGGCCGCGGAGCTACAGCGAGACCATACTACATCCGCGGTGATCTCCTTCTTCCCCCTCCCTCCCGCCGCCGTCATGACCATCATCGCCCCCCGCCCCGACTTGGCCCAACCATCTCCTCCGTCGCCAGAACCCTAACGCTGCCCTCCTGTCGTCCCCACCGTCTGCCCGACTTGCCTCCCCAAAGCCCCCGTGGCCGCGAAGCTCCGGCGAGACCCTATCGCTCTCGCAGTGgcctcctccttcccctccccctctctcccgccgccaccatggccatCGTTGCCCCTCGCCACGACCTAGCCCGACCGCCTCGTCCGTCGCTAGAACCCTAACACCGTCCTCCCGTCGTCCCCACCGCCTAGCCGGCCTGCCTCCCCTGAGCCCCTTCTAACCCACCAGAGTTGGGGAAGAAGAGTGGGGCGCGGCCgccaaaaccctagccgccacaaTCTTCTTCGTTGGCGCGGGCGCGGTTGGGCACGAACGAGTTGGAGCGCAGGCGCGGGAGCGTTGTGGGGCGCAGTGTGAGCATCGTGTGGGCACGGGTGAGGGCGTCGCGCGGTCGCGACGGAGCGCGACCATCGTGTAGTAACTTTTCTGTAATTCAAGTTTGCACATGAATCCCAAATGCTAAAAGTGTTAAAGTCTCGACGTGGACAAATTGCATCAAGCACATCAATTGCAATGATCTACACGgaagggtctcatctttcttcatgAGCTCCAACTCCATAGAGGAACCATTAGTTTCATGCAATCATCGCTGGAGTCAACAAGCAATAACCATTGAACTCATAATAGATCTCAACCAAAAAAATTGACCTACATTTACAAGTTTTTCTGCATATAGAGCCCAATCTATCTCATTGCTGGCCATAGAGCGAAAACATGAGGACACCTGATATTTACATTGAATGGAGACAATTTTTTCTTTTTACTGGCCACATAATTCACAAGTACAATGCTGCTCGAGTTGTTAGCTCTTGTCGACAAACAATTATTTATAACTATGCTTCCTGATCATGCATAGATGGCTTGTAAAAGAGCTTCTAGAAAATTTTTACCTGTTTCAAGTGAGATAAATCTTAATGCCTCAAAGATGTGTGTTCCATCAATTGATCCACCAAAGATGTGTGTTCCATCAGGACTATAGAAGATTGCTTGTAGAAACATGTGTTATAGAGCATAAATTGATCAAGCTACATATATGGAGAGGCACTCACTAACCTTGTCAAAGAAAGAGACTACTACTTTGCTGCCAGCTTGAATGCAGCGGTGACATGGAAAGGATGAATTGTTAAAAATAGCATTATACCCAGATTTATCATGGATTCAAAT of the Miscanthus floridulus cultivar M001 unplaced genomic scaffold, ASM1932011v1 fs_191_1_2, whole genome shotgun sequence genome contains:
- the LOC136530752 gene encoding signal peptide peptidase 1-like, translating into MRTHERAANLALAGLSLAPLVVNVNPNVNVVLTACLTVYVGCYRSVKPTPPSETMSKEHAMRFPLVGSAMLLSLFLLFKFLSKDLVNAVLTAYFFILGIVALSATLLPSIKRFLPKEWNDNLIVWRAPLIRWAPFIHSLSVEFTKSQIVASIPGFFFCLWYASKKHWLANNVLGLAFCIQGIEMLSLGSFKTGAILLGGLFVYDIFWVFFTPVMVSVAKSFDAPIKLLFPTADAARPFSMLGLGDIVIPGIFVALALRFDVSRGIKNRYFNSAFLGYAVGMMVTIIIMNWFQAAQPALLYLVPGVIGFVAVPSLWYGEVKQLLEFDESKVEAEEGGAEEEQDDDSSKGNKKVE